One window from the genome of Pseudobacteriovorax antillogorgiicola encodes:
- a CDS encoding acyl-CoA dehydrogenase, protein MAQKLVDTRDHQFVFLEQLKVQDLVKYDRFADFDEEMFKAIWSLGEQIAADQFYPANRSGDEVGAVYNANDKSVKVPESYHGAFKAFIEAGFPGMITPAEHGGSGVPESVWRGALEYICAGSLPLTMYGTLTMGAANIIRRHGDQNLKDRFLAPMIEGRWGGTMCLTEPEAGSDVGALKTKAVKQSDGSYLLSGNKIFISSGENDLYENIIHLVLARTEGAPQGTRGISIFAVPKFHTSDGNTLGDRNDVFCANIEHKMGIKGSATCTLNYGDQNKCVGYLIGEECQGMKIMFEMMNEARLDVAGQGLSLASAAYQHALAYAKDRVQGYDIQKKDHVSIGITQHADVKRMLMYMKSCSEGMRALTHYASLQMDLKEVETGDKAKEASALLDFLIPILKAGVTDEAWLVTSEAIQVHGGYGYCSEYQVEQYARDSKICAIYEGTNGIQATDLMLRKLLMNPDQFNYKIYRKTVSQSLAEAKGVIDDAYIDAIDSALKAMDQICMTLGKELQSKGVHGVLAHAVPLLKCFTNLSFSWMHIWAMTLASQKIDSSVMSLTGDELQKKFASDREASFYYGKIQSARYWIQHQLPHIYSHIKSIESGSDVILGVDEACLGPWH, encoded by the coding sequence ATGGCACAGAAACTCGTTGATACTAGAGACCACCAATTTGTATTTTTAGAACAGCTGAAGGTCCAGGATTTGGTCAAATACGATCGATTTGCAGATTTTGATGAAGAGATGTTTAAGGCGATTTGGAGCCTTGGGGAACAAATAGCTGCGGATCAGTTCTACCCTGCAAACCGCTCAGGAGATGAAGTCGGAGCGGTTTATAATGCAAATGATAAATCTGTAAAAGTCCCCGAAAGCTACCATGGGGCTTTCAAAGCATTTATCGAGGCAGGTTTTCCGGGAATGATCACACCTGCTGAGCACGGCGGCTCAGGAGTGCCAGAATCTGTTTGGCGAGGTGCACTGGAATATATTTGCGCTGGCTCACTGCCGCTTACTATGTACGGAACCTTGACTATGGGAGCTGCAAATATCATCCGTCGCCATGGCGATCAAAATTTAAAAGACCGCTTCCTTGCACCTATGATCGAAGGCCGCTGGGGTGGAACAATGTGTCTCACGGAGCCAGAGGCAGGCTCTGATGTTGGAGCCCTAAAAACTAAAGCTGTCAAGCAGAGCGACGGCAGCTACCTCCTGAGCGGGAACAAAATATTTATCAGCTCCGGTGAAAATGATCTTTACGAAAATATCATTCACCTAGTCTTAGCGAGAACTGAAGGAGCTCCCCAGGGAACCAGAGGAATCTCGATATTTGCCGTTCCCAAGTTTCACACTTCAGATGGTAATACCTTAGGTGATCGCAACGACGTTTTCTGTGCGAATATAGAGCATAAGATGGGAATCAAAGGCAGCGCTACATGCACTCTCAACTATGGTGATCAAAACAAATGTGTTGGTTATCTGATTGGTGAAGAATGCCAAGGTATGAAAATCATGTTTGAGATGATGAATGAAGCTCGCCTTGACGTAGCGGGCCAAGGCCTTTCGTTAGCCAGTGCCGCCTACCAGCATGCCTTAGCCTATGCTAAAGATAGAGTTCAAGGTTATGACATCCAGAAAAAGGATCACGTCAGTATCGGCATTACTCAGCATGCAGATGTCAAACGTATGCTGATGTACATGAAGTCCTGCTCGGAAGGCATGCGCGCACTCACCCATTATGCGAGTTTGCAGATGGACCTCAAGGAGGTGGAAACAGGTGACAAAGCCAAAGAAGCCTCGGCACTTCTTGATTTCCTTATCCCAATCTTAAAGGCTGGAGTTACTGACGAGGCTTGGCTAGTGACCTCAGAGGCAATCCAAGTGCACGGCGGCTATGGCTACTGCAGCGAATACCAAGTCGAGCAATATGCTAGGGATTCGAAAATCTGTGCCATATACGAGGGTACTAACGGCATCCAAGCCACTGACTTGATGCTAAGAAAACTCCTAATGAATCCAGATCAATTTAATTACAAGATCTATCGCAAGACGGTGAGTCAATCCCTGGCAGAGGCTAAAGGAGTTATCGATGATGCTTATATAGATGCCATCGATTCAGCTCTTAAAGCTATGGATCAAATCTGTATGACGTTGGGCAAAGAACTTCAGAGCAAGGGAGTTCATGGGGTCCTAGCCCATGCAGTGCCGCTGTTGAAGTGCTTCACCAACCTAAGCTTTTCGTGGATGCATATTTGGGCTATGACTCTTGCGAGCCAAAAAATAGATTCTTCTGTAATGAGCCTGACTGGGGACGAGCTACAGAAAAAGTTTGCATCTGACCGGGAAGCAAGCTTTTACTATGGAAAAATTCAATCCGCTCGCTATTGGATTCAGCACCAACTGCCCCACATCTATTCTCATATTAAAAGTATTGAATCAGGAAGTGATGTAATTTTAGGAGTTGACGAGGCATGCCTGGGGCCATGGCACTGA
- a CDS encoding 7TM diverse intracellular signaling domain-containing protein → MYLLRTLQIAIFAWLGLSTTKSYGQDNEVWDLTSYDFKTQAILHLDKNWRFYWQELIDHPDQLQGKRSASVTLPHVWHNLLQDGPYEPDGYGTYHLRLKLKPHIPYTLALGFVVSSYKVIIGSSILEMGKVSKSPDKIIRSRGKRVITFTTGDDPYVDILIQVASVDYKSGGIWHPVKLSTPAIIRDFKFREYLSDAVLFGALVILGFSHFILFINRRVELAPFYFSAFVFLVGSRIAINGKGSLLFNLFPNADWMITYKIEYATFFFGVSSLMMVIHNLYPKDSVWKFDTQAKYLFVISVVLLMVLPVKHLYKTLVFYQPYTVFAGILGVVTTFRAVVNKRPGAGIFLLGIGLQVFGGVYDIFVSRGIIHTVEISKYTLTLFAFCQSFLLSRRFSLSLTRLEKAELSIRKINENLESIVKEKTRALRSIMSSIKLGVLTIEDQKGGIGPEYSTFMETIAPMQDSSNFNFFSEILDKSLLSEDQKSLVKNIIHASLKEDRINFDINNEKLPDYIELMSGNKKSFEIEWVPMLSQETVEKILVTMRDVTELKDLQRSSEQKDQESKLIKSIIKNGKNFYLDTMDSIRKLLELNESILSESIDNNRFTWLKRNYHTLKGLSRQASFSTLANLVHQIESEIEGLTASSDTKLFYDQMLRIKDQLVYIDSIAALHFGIVDHSRLVQMQQDHYEKVLDYILNPHLGLDPRSMTAAINLSGRSFLKALEPVRRELILIAKELGKPEPIVTVESPPLILDGSYPELINHIFGHLARNSIDHGIEYPDERAKTNKPASGRILIRSWIQEGELHLVYEDDGRGLDLQEIRQAAAQQGLEPESESTVDVASLIFMPQLSTKVHASVVSGRGIGMDAVAASIEQVGGSITILPNEKQQHYLVACFLIRLPIRETRSLYQVV, encoded by the coding sequence ATGTACTTACTTCGTACATTGCAAATAGCCATCTTCGCCTGGCTTGGTCTAAGCACCACCAAATCCTACGGACAGGATAACGAGGTTTGGGACCTAACTTCCTATGATTTCAAAACTCAGGCTATCCTCCACCTTGACAAAAATTGGCGTTTTTACTGGCAAGAACTCATTGATCACCCCGATCAGTTACAAGGCAAACGCTCAGCATCGGTTACCCTTCCTCATGTTTGGCATAATCTCTTGCAAGATGGTCCGTACGAACCAGATGGCTATGGAACCTATCACCTTCGTCTCAAGTTGAAACCCCATATTCCCTACACACTTGCTTTGGGCTTTGTGGTTTCTTCCTATAAGGTGATTATTGGTTCCTCGATTTTAGAAATGGGGAAAGTCAGTAAGTCGCCAGATAAGATTATTAGAAGTCGCGGCAAGCGAGTCATTACTTTTACTACAGGCGATGATCCCTATGTAGATATTTTGATCCAGGTCGCATCTGTGGACTATAAATCAGGAGGTATCTGGCACCCCGTTAAACTCTCCACCCCTGCTATCATTCGTGATTTTAAGTTCCGTGAGTATTTAAGTGACGCTGTTCTATTCGGTGCCCTTGTGATCCTGGGTTTTAGTCACTTTATTCTTTTTATCAATAGGCGTGTAGAACTGGCTCCATTCTATTTTTCCGCTTTCGTATTCCTAGTTGGGTCCCGAATCGCTATCAATGGTAAAGGCAGCCTCCTTTTCAACCTGTTTCCAAATGCCGATTGGATGATCACCTATAAAATTGAATATGCAACATTCTTCTTTGGCGTTTCCTCATTAATGATGGTAATCCACAACCTTTACCCTAAAGACTCCGTCTGGAAATTTGATACTCAGGCTAAGTATTTGTTTGTTATTTCAGTCGTCCTACTTATGGTCTTGCCTGTCAAGCATCTGTATAAAACACTTGTTTTTTATCAGCCCTACACTGTCTTTGCCGGTATTCTAGGGGTCGTTACCACATTCAGAGCAGTCGTTAATAAGCGACCCGGTGCAGGTATATTTTTACTTGGTATCGGCCTACAGGTCTTTGGCGGCGTCTATGATATTTTTGTGTCGCGAGGAATTATTCATACAGTAGAAATTTCTAAATACACCCTTACTCTATTCGCATTCTGCCAGTCTTTTCTACTTTCGAGACGTTTTTCTCTTTCCCTAACCCGACTAGAAAAAGCCGAACTATCCATTCGAAAGATTAATGAGAACCTGGAATCAATCGTGAAAGAGAAAACACGTGCCTTGCGTTCCATTATGTCATCCATAAAGCTAGGTGTCTTGACTATCGAAGATCAAAAAGGCGGGATTGGCCCTGAGTACTCAACGTTTATGGAGACAATTGCTCCAATGCAAGATTCATCGAACTTCAATTTCTTTAGTGAGATTCTTGATAAATCTCTCCTTTCTGAGGATCAGAAATCTCTTGTAAAAAACATCATCCATGCAAGCCTCAAAGAAGATCGGATAAACTTCGATATCAACAATGAAAAGCTGCCAGACTACATTGAATTGATGAGTGGAAATAAGAAATCATTTGAGATTGAGTGGGTACCGATGCTTTCTCAAGAAACCGTAGAAAAGATACTGGTAACGATGCGCGATGTTACGGAACTCAAAGATCTTCAGAGATCTTCGGAGCAAAAAGACCAAGAGTCAAAGCTCATCAAATCCATCATCAAGAACGGTAAAAACTTCTACTTGGACACCATGGACTCCATTCGAAAGTTGTTAGAACTCAATGAATCCATCCTATCCGAGAGCATTGACAACAACCGATTTACTTGGCTCAAGCGCAACTATCACACCCTTAAAGGGCTGAGTCGCCAAGCCAGCTTTTCAACTCTAGCAAATTTGGTGCATCAGATAGAATCGGAGATCGAGGGTCTGACAGCTAGCAGCGACACAAAACTCTTCTATGATCAAATGCTACGGATAAAAGATCAATTAGTCTACATCGATAGTATCGCCGCCCTACATTTTGGCATTGTCGACCATAGTCGTCTAGTCCAGATGCAGCAGGACCACTATGAAAAAGTTTTAGACTATATCTTAAACCCTCATCTAGGACTCGACCCGAGGTCCATGACAGCTGCTATCAACCTTTCCGGACGCTCGTTCTTAAAAGCACTAGAACCCGTGCGACGTGAATTAATCCTAATCGCAAAGGAATTGGGTAAGCCGGAGCCAATAGTCACAGTTGAATCACCTCCCCTGATTCTTGATGGTTCATACCCTGAACTTATCAATCACATCTTTGGCCATCTCGCGAGGAATTCTATAGATCATGGTATTGAATACCCTGACGAGCGGGCCAAAACCAACAAACCAGCTTCGGGCCGCATCCTGATTCGGTCGTGGATACAGGAAGGCGAGCTTCACCTGGTCTATGAGGATGATGGGCGAGGACTCGACCTTCAAGAGATTCGTCAAGCTGCCGCCCAGCAGGGGCTTGAGCCAGAATCGGAAAGCACCGTTGATGTTGCTAGTTTAATATTCATGCCTCAACTCAGCACCAAGGTACATGCGAGCGTAGTCTCTGGCAGAGGCATTGGCATGGATGCCGTTGCCGCTAGTATTGAGCAAGTTGGAGGATCGATTACGATTCTTCCCAATGAGAAACAACAGCACTACTTAGTCGCTTGCTTCCTAATAAGACTTCCCATAAGAGAAACTCGCAGTCTATACCAAGTGGTATAG